The Microbacterium trichothecenolyticum sequence CATCCCGCCGCTGCAACGTCGTGAGGCCGCGGCTGCCGTTCGTGACGAAATACCGGGCGTTGCCGACGCGCGGGGCCACGAGGTCGAGGAGGCGGAACGACACCGCGAGCACCCGCTCACGGTCGATATCGGAGCGTCGAAGCGACCGCGTCACCCGGGCGCGGGCTCGGGGGAGCGTCTCCGCCAGGTGCAGCGCCCGCGCGAACTTGCCCTTGTCCTGCCGTTTCGCCCAGTCCGCGTGGTACGTGTACTGCCGCCGCCCGGCTTCGTCGGTACCGACCGCCTGGATGTGCGCGTTCGGCTCCTTCGCGATCCACACCTCGCGCCACGCGGGCGGGATGACCAAGCCCCGGGCACGCTCCGCGTCACGCTCGGGAACGGCCGTCCCCGTGTGGTCGACGAAGCGGAAGCCCGACCCCGACCGCACCCGGCGGTAGCCCGGGTCTTCGTACGGCCGGGCGCGGATGAGACGCGGCATGGACGTCAGTGATGGCGAAGCAGGTCGATCAGCTCCGCCTTCTTCTTGCCGGAGTAGCCGGTGATGCCGAGTTCTTTCGCGCGCGTCTTCAGCTCGTCGACCGTGCGGTCCTCGTAGTTCTCGGCGTGACCGCCCTTCTCGCCGACCTTGCTGCGACCCTGAGCCGCGGCGGCGTTCGAGATGCGCGCCGCCTTCTGCTTCGAGTCTCCCTGCTTGCGCAGTTCCTCGTAGAGCTCGGGGTCCTTCAGACTGTTCGATCCGCGTCCCTGGGGCATGATCGTCTCCTTCCGTCGGGACACCGACGCTACGACGCCGAGCACGGGGCCATCGTCGGGGTTGACAGTGCAGGATGCCACGACCCACCGCTCAGGCCGGGCGCACAGCGCGCTCGCGGGAACGCCGATCCCGCGCGTGACGACGGGACGCGGTGGGAACGTGGACGCGCCGACTCGCCAGGCTCCGCGTTTCGACGCGAATGCGACAGGGAGCCCCCGTCCTCGCCGAGGACGCGCATCGGCCTTCTCGGGCGATCTCGTGGCACCGACGTCGAGGGCCGACACTTGACAGGAACGCGATATATCTCGATACTCGTCACAACGCGATATATCGCGAGTGAGGAGATCACCCATGGAGAAATGGATCATTCATCCCGGCGAGACCCGGGTCATCGACCTCGAGTCGCTTCGCGAGCTGAAGGTCGGCCTCGTCGGCGGACAGATCGACGTGATCGCCCACGACGAGCCCGACGCGCGCGTCGAGGTGCACCGGGTGACTGTCAAAGACCTGCGTATCGAGATGGTCGACGGCCGGCTCGAGATCGACCATCCACAGCTGCGGTGGGACAACTTCCTCGAGGTCTTCCGCAACTTCGGCGCCGGCGGGCCCAAGGCCGAGATCAGCGTCGCCGTGCCCCGCACCGTCGCCCTCACTCTCGGCGTCGTCAGCGCGAGCGCCCTGGTGTCGGGCCTGCGCACCGATGCCCGCCTCAACACGGTGTCGGGCGACATCATCGTCGACGGCCTCACCGGCGACGTCACCCTCAACGCCGTCTCGGGCGACGTGCAGGTGCGCGAGCTCGAGGGCGCGCTCAGCGCCAACAGCGTCTCCGGCGACGTCGCGGTCACCGGCCGCGTGACGAA is a genomic window containing:
- a CDS encoding DUF7218 family protein, yielding MPQGRGSNSLKDPELYEELRKQGDSKQKAARISNAAAAQGRSKVGEKGGHAENYEDRTVDELKTRAKELGITGYSGKKKAELIDLLRHH
- a CDS encoding DUF4097 family beta strand repeat-containing protein, encoding MEKWIIHPGETRVIDLESLRELKVGLVGGQIDVIAHDEPDARVEVHRVTVKDLRIEMVDGRLEIDHPQLRWDNFLEVFRNFGAGGPKAEISVAVPRTVALTLGVVSASALVSGLRTDARLNTVSGDIIVDGLTGDVTLNAVSGDVQVRELEGALSANSVSGDVAVTGRVTKASIDTVSGAMLVDSTGPTQSISLNSVNGSATVRLDRSLPANYVSRSVSGRVQIDGQVRSGSGPTNYTGSTGTLAGSFVDVRANTVSGEITVLRRGISGLRPEELAGEEEW